ACATAACAGCCGTGTGTCGATATCTCAACCGTTCGTTTAATCATTAGCTTGGGTAAGATGCCCAAGCGGATCGACCTGAAGTTTACGAGTAATTTTCCTTAAAGCGTTGGATCCAGTCATCACAACGGTAATTCCTGGAATGTATCCTGCTCTCGTATCTTCCAAAGGGCGAAGTTGAACTTGCCAATTCTGCCCGCCTGACATCTTCTGAACCCGATAAACTCTTAATCGACCGTCGTCTCCCAAAAACTCGACATAGTCGTTAGAGCACAAGGTGAACAGCAACCGCCATTCCGGGCCGAGATCAGCAGGTTTCCAGCTCCGTTGTGCGGCATAAAATCGCGGAACGAGAACGGCCTTGCGATCTTCGGTCAGAGTGTTTTCGTAGATACGAACGTGGTGATTGCCGGCGAGTGGATAGTACTTATATTCCTTTCCGCTCGTGTCGCGGATAGGAACCAATGTGTCCGGTGACATCTTGACGTAAATTCGTGTTTTGCGAATGGGTGTCTTGCCGTCCGAGTGCAGCAACGGGTTTGTCTCGTCGCCGAATGCTTTCTTAAAATCGCCGTCAAATGCTGACAGTCTGGCCTTGACGAGTTCCTTGATCGTTTCGTCAATGATATTCTCGACCATTTTGGGAGTCATTGATGACAGCTCCTTTTTGGTCACATAAACGCCCGGGGTGACGGTGGGTCCGTATGCTGTTTCCTCGACGAACTGGCCCCTGATCCGCCGTGTCGGAGCGTGTGAGATCACGATCGAATTTAACGCATCCTCGACATCGCTCAGGAAACTCTCCCACGGCAATTCAAAGCCCGACAGCTTACGCTTCATCAATTCACGGTTACGTCCCGCCAATTTGGAAATGTACTGATACAACCATCGATCGGTCAGTGCGATGACGATCGCATCGACGGCGTGGTGACGGTGATCAGTTCTGTTTTTAACCTCAATGTCACCGTCAGACAGTATTGCGTTGATGTGCCAGACGTGACGCAGATTGGCCGTTGCGCCACCCGCGACGACCTGTACATATTTGCTCTCATCGGGGCTGTACGGATAAAGCTGACGAAGGTATCCGCGAACTTCTTTGCAGATATAACGAGTGTCGGACAACTGCCGTCCGGCCCAGTCCGTCTGTGCGAGTTCCTCCTTGGACTGTTCAAATTTTCGGACCTTCGGCGACGGCAGCATTTTTACCCTCTCCATCAACTCAAAAAATTGCTGGCTTTCGCGGTCGTAGATCTCACCCGGAGCCTGATTTCGCTTGACCTCGCGATTGAACTTGGCGTCGCAGATCGTCTTGTTCATATACGAATCGTCAAAGCACTTGCTGTACGGGATAATATGCTCGATATCGACAAGTCCGTCGTCCAACAGCGATTCGGGCGGGATGTTTTTACCGGTATACGGACATCGTTCACCGGACTCTTTCCAAAGCCGATATTTCAATTTATCGGTCGATGACACATTCTCGAGGTTGAATTTTTGTTTGAAAAATTCCTCGGCCTGCACATTGATGCGCTTGTTTTCATTCTGCTGCTTCATCGATCGTTCTTTCTGAATCTTGGTCAGTTTCAGATCACGTGCCATTTCGAGCCTGATCTCATCAGGCAATTTATGTTTACGAATTATCGCGTTGACCACCTTGCGAACTTCGCACAGTGCCTTAAAAACGATCGGATTGCGCAGGTCTTTGGGCGGCAGTTGGAGTTTCAGGCTGTTTCCAGCCCCAAACGTCTTTCGATGGTCGCCGTAAGCCTCGGAAGCGGCCTCGTCATACCGCTTTCCTGCCATCATCAATGGCAACACTTTCCTGATCGCCTTGAGCGACAAACGGCTGTAGCCATCTTCGAGTTTGTGCCAAACACCTTCGAGTTTGTGGATCTGCTCATCGTCAAACTGCCAGTGTTCGCTCAGTCTTCGCTTTAGAGCAAGCTCATTGTCGATCCGAAATAGTTCTTCGATAAGGCGATCCTGTTGTTCTGCGGTAAAGTCATCCCACGGCTTATCAGTTTTCTTTAGCGCTTTTCGGAACTGATATGCGGTCGAATTGCCCTTGATCTTCTTGTCGTTGGCTTCGAGATTGATCCTGACGTCATCATCCAATTTCAGAACCTTTCGCAATTTCTCATATTTAAGAACTTCGATGTTTTCGAGTTCCTTAACAAGCAGTTCCTTTTCGACATCTTTCAATATCCGCCAATTTAGCGTGGCCCGATTTTGTATCTGTAGATTGTTAAGGTCCTGCCAATACCGAAACCGCTGGGCTTCCTGCCGAGCGAGGTCGCAGCGTTTCTTGTCAGTTTCGAAAGAACATTTGCCTATCAGACCACGTTGGGACCGTAGCGGGCGCTGATAAAAGATCGTGTTCTTTACACGCATTTTTAGATCGTCCGTAAGCAATGTCGGATCAAATGCGGATTGTGTCGACCAAATAGATTCGAATTCGTCCTCGGTCATCGCCCGATGGGTAAAGTGCTTTCGCTTCTTTTCTTTGGTGCTGAGGAGTTGGCCGATAGTTTTGAAATTGCCCGACGCTAACTCTTCGCGAATCCGCGCGATACCCCCGAGAACTTTGCCGTCTTCGTTTGCGTCGCCCGACTTTCGATTACTGAGAAATCCGCGCCGTTTTGACAGATGGTAGATCGAACGCCCGATCTCATACGGAGTCAGCTTTTCGCTCAATGCCCGTACTCTCAACTCGTACGGATCGCCCAACTCCTGAAATGACTCGGCCGATGTCGCCGATTCGATCGCAGGCAAAAGGCCGTTGTCTGCCAGCATCGCGCGCAGATCATTACGGCGTTGAGCCTTACGCATAACCAATCGACGTTGGCCGCGCGAAGTGCGTCGCTTGTGATTTTTGGGAGCATTCGTCTTGTCTTCGGTTGTGGCAGGGAAGATGCGAACTCCGGCGTCGGTTATCTCGCGTGATATGATCGACCCTTCTTCGTCGAACGATGTCGTCAAGAGAGCCCAACCGACCGATGTGACGCCGAGATCTAGGCCAAGTACAGTTTTTGCGTGAGGCATAGGAATTCTCCTTAAATTAGCTTGAAAAATAATTTAGCTTAATATACCATAGGAAAATCTTAGCAGATAAGAGAATACGTAACTTCTTATAACAAGAATTATTTCGTAGGATATCCGGTAACGGTAACGGTAACCCCGGCCCGCGTGGAAACACCCGGGCCATTTTTGTGCTTATTTTTATGTTTGATGTTGCAGAAATAAAATATTGTACGACAGATGAGAAATGCGATATAATTGATGATTGGCTTGAACATTTTTTTAGTCGTTCGGCCGTTGCATTTTTGCGAGCGTTGTTACTTGCACAACGTAAAAATGGCACGATTTATGGCTGCAAATGCTTTGGTGGCAATGGGTTACAGGTGGTCCCAATGTTCAAAAATGGCACGATTTATGGCACGAATTTTGGCACGGCGTATTTGCGGCGATCGCGTCGATCAAGATCCGGTTGGGATATTGCCGGGCTTGCGAAACGAACTGCGTGGATCGACTGCTGATACGAGGAAATGCTAGGGTGAACCGCCCTGAAACGAGCCTTTAGGACGGACCGTAACTATGATCTTTCGAAAATGACCTGTGCGATCGCGTGGTCGCTGGTGTGCGAGAGGGAAAGGTGAACGGCGTCGGTGCCGGAGGCGTCGAGCAGGCGTTTTGCTTCGCCCGAGATGTTGAACGCGGGTGCGCCTTCGTCCGACTGTGTCACCTCGATCTCACGCCAGGCGAGTTTGCCTCGCCAACCGGTTTTCAGTGCTTTTAGGAAAGCTTCTTTGGCCGCAAAACGTGCCGCGTACGACTGGGCCGCAGCGACGCCTTTGCTGTCGCAATACGCGCGTTCCGCGTCGGTATAGACACGCACGGCAAACCGCGGCGTTCTTTCCAACGTCTCGCGTATGCGATAAACTTCCACAATGTCGATGCCGGTTGAGATGATCATTAGTGAAGACACGAGTTTAACCGAAAGCGGATTCGTTTGGCGAGAGCGGGACGGCGTAAAGGTGCTGGTGAGCACCGCGCTCGAGGCCGCCGGCTTTGCCAATGGTTTTTCGACGCGTCTCGGCGGCGTCTCGGCGTTTCCCTTAGGCGACCTTAATCTTGCCGGATTTAATGAGGACTCTGCCG
This is a stretch of genomic DNA from Chloracidobacterium sp.. It encodes these proteins:
- the cas9 gene encoding type II CRISPR RNA-guided endonuclease Cas9 (Cas9, originally named Csn1, is the large, multifunctional signature protein of type II CRISPR/Cas systems. It is well known even to general audiences because its RNA-guided endonuclease activity has made it a popular tool for custom editing of eukaryotic genomes.) translates to MPHAKTVLGLDLGVTSVGWALLTTSFDEEGSIISREITDAGVRIFPATTEDKTNAPKNHKRRTSRGQRRLVMRKAQRRNDLRAMLADNGLLPAIESATSAESFQELGDPYELRVRALSEKLTPYEIGRSIYHLSKRRGFLSNRKSGDANEDGKVLGGIARIREELASGNFKTIGQLLSTKEKKRKHFTHRAMTEDEFESIWSTQSAFDPTLLTDDLKMRVKNTIFYQRPLRSQRGLIGKCSFETDKKRCDLARQEAQRFRYWQDLNNLQIQNRATLNWRILKDVEKELLVKELENIEVLKYEKLRKVLKLDDDVRINLEANDKKIKGNSTAYQFRKALKKTDKPWDDFTAEQQDRLIEELFRIDNELALKRRLSEHWQFDDEQIHKLEGVWHKLEDGYSRLSLKAIRKVLPLMMAGKRYDEAASEAYGDHRKTFGAGNSLKLQLPPKDLRNPIVFKALCEVRKVVNAIIRKHKLPDEIRLEMARDLKLTKIQKERSMKQQNENKRINVQAEEFFKQKFNLENVSSTDKLKYRLWKESGERCPYTGKNIPPESLLDDGLVDIEHIIPYSKCFDDSYMNKTICDAKFNREVKRNQAPGEIYDRESQQFFELMERVKMLPSPKVRKFEQSKEELAQTDWAGRQLSDTRYICKEVRGYLRQLYPYSPDESKYVQVVAGGATANLRHVWHINAILSDGDIEVKNRTDHRHHAVDAIVIALTDRWLYQYISKLAGRNRELMKRKLSGFELPWESFLSDVEDALNSIVISHAPTRRIRGQFVEETAYGPTVTPGVYVTKKELSSMTPKMVENIIDETIKELVKARLSAFDGDFKKAFGDETNPLLHSDGKTPIRKTRIYVKMSPDTLVPIRDTSGKEYKYYPLAGNHHVRIYENTLTEDRKAVLVPRFYAAQRSWKPADLGPEWRLLFTLCSNDYVEFLGDDGRLRVYRVQKMSGGQNWQVQLRPLEDTRAGYIPGITVVMTGSNALRKITRKLQVDPLGHLTQAND
- a CDS encoding holo-ACP synthase, yielding MIISTGIDIVEVYRIRETLERTPRFAVRVYTDAERAYCDSKGVAAAQSYAARFAAKEAFLKALKTGWRGKLAWREIEVTQSDEGAPAFNISGEAKRLLDASGTDAVHLSLSHTSDHAIAQVIFERS